Sequence from the Candidatus Zixiibacteriota bacterium genome:
AGCGCCATTGGACCACGGAGAGTTTTCGCTGGTCGCTGTTGGTGTTTGCTGCAGCCGCAGCCGTCCGCGTCATCAATCTACTATTCCTGGAGCATAACGATCCGGCGTTCTACGTTCCGCAGATCGACTCGCTCTGGCATCACCGCTGGGCCATTGAGATTATCTCCGGGAGTTTCTGGGGGGACGAGGTGTTTTTCCGCGCACCGCTCTACCCCTACCTGCTCGCATTGATCTATTGGATTTTTGGCATTAAGATCTTCGTTGCCAAGTTTATTCAGGCGATCGGCGGAGCGCTTACGTGTGTTCTCATCTATCAGCTCGGGCGCACGGCCTTCACGGAGCGCGTCGGTCGACTGGCTTCGCTGCTGGCGGTTTTCTATGGAACGCTGATCCTGTACGAGTCGGAGCTGCTGATCGAATGGCTGCCGATGATTTTCAATCTCGGGATGCTCCTGTTGATGCTGCGGCATCGTGAGGCTGCCTCGCTCGGGCGCTGGTTCTGTATCGGGCTACTGGGTGGACTGTCAACCATCGCACGCCCCAACGTCTTACTGGTCTTCCCGTTTCTGGCACTGTGGCTATGGCTGGGCCAA
This genomic interval carries:
- a CDS encoding glycosyltransferase family 39 protein; translated protein: MKAWWQRHWTTESFRWSLLVFAAAAAVRVINLLFLEHNDPAFYVPQIDSLWHHRWAIEIISGSFWGDEVFFRAPLYPYLLALIYWIFGIKIFVAKFIQAIGGALTCVLIYQLGRTAFTERVGRLASLLAVFYGTLILYESELLIEWLPMIFNLGMLLLMLRHREAASLGRWFCIGLLGGLSTIARPNVLLVFPFLALWLWLGQRRSHGWLAALQRPLMYAMGIAICVLPVTIRNYVVGHDVVLVSSQGGVNFYLGNNPEADGLTMVMPEIRLDLSIPWSEFVDTTDSYARHDQGRP